A region of the Halalkalibaculum roseum genome:
CATCGGAATGATAACCCAGTTTTTCGGCCGCTTCAATTCTCTCCTCAACCGATGCGGCATTGCGCAGTTGATATATCAAGAATGAGGCCGGCTTATACTGTTCAAGTATTAGGTTGGATCGGTCACCGGTTGTTATCGAAACGTTTTCAACAAGGGCAGGTACATTTATAGTGACCGAATCACGTGCCCCGGTAAAAGTAACCTGCGAGGTATCCACAGCATTGGCACTTACCTGAACAAGAGGTAGGGTAACCAATTCCTCATACCCTCCTTGCAGTGCTTCAAATGTAAGCTTTATATTGTCGGTATTTTGAGTATAGTCTACGCGATAAATAACAGTATCTGACTCCATTGATTCGGTGACACTATTACCGGAACCTTCCATTTTAAGTTCAAATACCGGCTGTCCCGTTTTTTGGTACCAAAACTCTCCATAGTCGCTGAAATCGTAGACTCCTTCACCCCAAGCTAATACCGAAGGCAGGTTTTCTTCAATCGTATCTAAGAAATTCTTCTCCAGGTTATCATAATTGCCCTGAAAGGTATTCCAGATCGAAGGGCCAAAAGTATCATAAACGCTTGAAGGCTTCTCAGAAGGGATATCCTCATAAGAAAGCCTGATGGTTGAATCTTGTAATCGGTAATGAAGGGCTGTCTGTAGCAGGTTTACGGCATTGGCATTTGCCCATTGCTCTTCCCGCTGGTAAACACCGAACCATTGACCATAAATGCCCCTTCTCAATTGTGCTTGAAGATTGCCGCCGTTCTCATGGATAAAAATCACAGAGGCGCCCCAGGTTTTTGTTTCCCAAAAATGATCCTGAAGCATCACGATATTGAGTCGTTCATAGGGATATTTCATGCCAATCTGCTCCTCGGTACGTTTAAGAATCTGAGCTGCTTCCTGTAATAGTGTTTTTCGCTCTGCAGCTGACCATAGGCCGCTCTCGGCATTCAGGTTTATTTTCTTAACCCCGAATGAGGTTTCATTCCTTTCCAATCTACCGACAGCGAATGTTAGGGAAGTAGTCGGAATTTCATTCCTGGTTTTAAAGACATACCTGACTTGCTCCACATCCAAAATTTCCTCTTCAAGCTTTACACCGTTAGCAACAGCTTGATAACCGGAAGGTACCGTCAACGATAGCGTACTGTTAAATGTAACCCTGGGATGATCAATAGTGGGGAACCAGTGTTTGTGGGATTGAGGCAATAGGGAGGTCCAAACCGTTCCCAAATCATTACTTAAAATTCCAAATTTCGGTATGGTACTATAATCAACGGTCAAACTGTAAGTCTTGCCCGGTAATGTACTGTCAGGAAGTTGAATAAACAGTGAATCATTATTCAAAGTAAATGAGGCTTCTGCATCATTAATACTAACGGAAGCTATATCCATGTGCGCTGCCTGCAGTACCAGTGAATCAACACCTCCTATATTAGCACTCAATTCATAGGCAGCGGTACCCTTTATACCATTGTTCTCAGGATCGATCGTTAAATCAAGATTTAG
Encoded here:
- a CDS encoding M1 family metallopeptidase is translated as MKRTGRLPLALLFLLLLFISPLQAQDFDFEKYPKLNFNFSQLNLDLTIDPENNGIKGTAAYELSANIGGVDSLVLQAAHMDIASVSINDAEASFTLNNDSLFIQLPDSTLPGKTYSLTVDYSTIPKFGILSNDLGTVWTSLLPQSHKHWFPTIDHPRVTFNSTLSLTVPSGYQAVANGVKLEEEILDVEQVRYVFKTRNEIPTTSLTFAVGRLERNETSFGVKKINLNAESGLWSAAERKTLLQEAAQILKRTEEQIGMKYPYERLNIVMLQDHFWETKTWGASVIFIHENGGNLQAQLRRGIYGQWFGVYQREEQWANANAVNLLQTALHYRLQDSTIRLSYEDIPSEKPSSVYDTFGPSIWNTFQGNYDNLEKNFLDTIEENLPSVLAWGEGVYDFSDYGEFWYQKTGQPVFELKMEGSGNSVTESMESDTVIYRVDYTQNTDNIKLTFEALQGGYEELVTLPLVQVSANAVDTSQVTFTGARDSVTINVPALVENVSITTGDRSNLILEQYKPASFLIYQLRNAASVEERIEAAEKLGYHSDDPDLQLAIKDFMNRELDPRVKAALLRSFGEIAGGASGTEQVFLEALQNENRDIREAALSVLQNYPDSETVQQRVRDYALEADSLKFYKNATRIYSSVSDSNAFESFVSNMVSADTAGHKAIFAIQELANRGSIDRAVRQAEFYISDVYDFKVRSAALKILLQHDHAPADWEVRTKEMLSDSDPRIRYITVNGLPKITGLDYRELLESVIQDEYDQRVFKAMESILSRES